From the genome of Nitrosomonas sp., one region includes:
- a CDS encoding carboxymuconolactone decarboxylase family protein, with amino-acid sequence MTELLEKSNATGRAKEVYDDIDASFGMIPNLFKAMASADPEWLALNWQREKQIMIEDGPLDRKTRELIALAVSITNNCKYCSLAHEALALHSGASREMVAHTKQIIELFSSFNAIANSFPELPCDIKPKK; translated from the coding sequence ATGACAGAATTACTCGAAAAATCAAATGCCACAGGTCGCGCTAAAGAAGTCTATGATGATATCGATGCAAGTTTCGGGATGATTCCCAATCTGTTCAAGGCGATGGCCTCAGCCGATCCGGAATGGTTGGCTTTGAACTGGCAAAGGGAAAAACAGATTATGATTGAGGATGGACCTTTGGACAGAAAAACCAGAGAATTAATTGCCCTGGCCGTTTCAATCACAAACAACTGTAAATATTGCTCCCTGGCACACGAAGCACTGGCACTCCATTCTGGCGCATCTCGGGAAATGGTCGCCCATACGAAGCAGATTATTGAATTATTTTCCAGCTTCAACGCAATCGCGAACTCATTTCCGGAGCTTCCGTGCGATATTAAACCTAAAAAATAA
- a CDS encoding TetR/AcrR family transcriptional regulator — translation MMIGRPRSVETEDALKAAMLLFWENGYEATSLHDLLQSTKLCRSRLYQLFGSKEGLFLKTIELYGIELRQTLMQQLASSSSGKQFIRNLFSEIISEVSSSQAIKGCFLVNTANEFSQRTAAVTDLVNKGTGYLKQILLEAIKRDQKNNLISCRINADSLANYLLNSICGLRTLVKAGTDQRTLQEVMDTTLTLLD, via the coding sequence ATGATGATAGGAAGACCAAGAAGCGTTGAAACGGAAGACGCATTAAAAGCGGCAATGCTGTTGTTCTGGGAGAACGGCTATGAAGCGACATCTTTGCACGATTTGTTGCAGAGTACCAAATTATGCAGAAGCCGCCTGTATCAATTGTTTGGCAGCAAAGAGGGTTTATTTTTAAAAACAATCGAATTGTATGGTATTGAATTGAGGCAGACGCTTATGCAACAACTGGCATCAAGCTCTTCCGGAAAACAGTTTATCCGCAATCTATTTTCCGAGATTATTTCTGAGGTTTCATCCAGTCAGGCAATAAAGGGATGCTTTCTGGTGAATACCGCTAATGAATTCTCCCAACGCACCGCTGCCGTTACCGATCTGGTCAACAAAGGCACGGGATATTTAAAACAAATTCTGCTTGAAGCAATTAAACGCGACCAAAAAAACAATTTGATCAGTTGCCGCATCAATGCGGATAGTTTAGCGAATTATCTGTTAAACAGTATCTGCGGACTAAGAACGTTGGTAAAAGCCGGTACCGATCAACGAACTTTGCAGGAGGTGATGGATACCACATTAACGCTGTTGGACTAA
- a CDS encoding TetR/AcrR family transcriptional regulator, protein MNKKGEPVALETPKKRQIVEAAYGLFKARGFYATGVDLIMQTANVSKRTLYKYFPTKNELIVSVLEFYRTTYAAYLNQILERRDKTSREKILIIFEDAKLWFEDVNFHGCLAVNAMGEFSGKDRAIEDTCIRFKRWELDILCALTKDTVSQKPDELACKLFVLLEGMSAIAQVTKGKLPVDMTAMADEMIKSYL, encoded by the coding sequence ATGAATAAGAAAGGGGAGCCAGTTGCACTGGAAACACCGAAAAAAAGACAGATTGTGGAAGCGGCGTATGGTCTTTTTAAGGCGAGAGGTTTTTACGCGACAGGCGTGGACTTGATCATGCAGACGGCAAATGTCTCTAAAAGAACCCTATATAAATACTTTCCAACGAAAAATGAATTGATCGTATCGGTGCTGGAATTTTATAGAACGACTTATGCGGCGTATCTTAATCAAATTCTGGAGCGACGGGATAAAACCAGTCGAGAAAAAATTTTGATCATTTTTGAAGATGCCAAACTATGGTTTGAAGATGTTAATTTTCATGGCTGTCTGGCTGTCAACGCAATGGGTGAGTTTTCAGGTAAAGATCGTGCCATTGAGGATACTTGTATCCGGTTCAAACGCTGGGAACTGGATATCTTGTGCGCTTTGACAAAAGATACCGTTTCACAAAAACCGGATGAATTGGCCTGTAAGTTGTTTGTGTTGCTGGAGGGCATGTCCGCAATCGCCCAGGTTACAAAAGGAAAGCTTCCTGTGGATATGACAGCTATGGCTGATGAAATGATAAAAAGTTATCTGTAA
- the glgP gene encoding alpha-glucan family phosphorylase, which produces MFPKTAYTITINPKIPARLERLEELANNLWYSWDRSTRTLFSRLDHTLWGAVGHNPKAFLKRADEVVLQKAAEDPTFLTTYDSVLATFDSYLYEQPSPLDKENGLQLKDQIAYFCFEFGFHESLPIYSGGLGILAGDHCKAASDLRLPFVGIGLLYRQGYFFQTIDNHGNQQAIYTDSDFEDLPIAPVLHDDGTEMRIEVALPKRNVLVKIWMVRIGRVKLYLLDTDLPENSPEDRNITHKLYGGDKTMRIEQEIILGVGGVRALHEIGIKPTVWHINEGHAAFMILERARMLMHEDLDFSSALEAVAANTVFTTHTAVPAGHDHFSEEMMQTYFESFYQDFNLNREAFMALGHTAECVDFNMTALAIRGSRTHNGVSKIHGNVSSSICQDLWPQIEPEENPMSYITNGVHVPTFLAQEWTALFDRYLGFDWRDKMCDTEFWQRVHEIPDHMFWSIRQSLKSQMLFGIRDRLAEQNTRNHGSDAHLDRLLKFTDPINSNILTIGFARRFATYKRAALLFDDLDWLRRIVLDEARPVLFIFAGKAHPADEPGQDLIRRISQIAHMPEFQGRLLLVEGYDLRLARRLVAGVDVWLNNPIFPLEASGTSGIKAGINGSINLSILDGWWGEGYDGQNGWAIKPGPKNMEAGLRDQEESQALYEILQDQVIPLYYDRSKLGYSPEWVKMAKHSMASLLPRFSAARMVSEYLNNFYQPASKQGEHYAADHFAGARKIADWKNRIRSAWSGVQIRRIDTPLNRANFNAILNFKVAAKLNGLKPEDVVVEMLIRRQFKKTQLRKFNHFRFEFTGTQAHDEHIFELRLAPELCGKQEYFIRIYPYHSLLTHPLEMGMMVWV; this is translated from the coding sequence ATGTTTCCTAAAACCGCATATACAATTACAATAAACCCCAAAATACCCGCCCGTCTTGAGCGTCTGGAAGAATTGGCCAACAATCTCTGGTACAGCTGGGATCGATCCACACGAACACTTTTTTCACGACTCGATCATACGCTTTGGGGCGCTGTCGGACATAACCCCAAAGCATTTCTCAAGCGCGCAGATGAAGTTGTGTTGCAGAAAGCAGCGGAAGATCCTACTTTTTTGACTACATACGACAGTGTATTAGCAACTTTCGATTCCTATCTTTACGAGCAGCCGTCGCCTCTGGATAAGGAGAACGGCTTACAACTGAAAGATCAGATCGCCTATTTTTGTTTCGAATTCGGGTTTCATGAAAGTTTACCCATTTATTCAGGCGGCCTGGGCATTCTTGCAGGCGATCACTGCAAGGCGGCAAGCGACTTGCGCTTACCGTTTGTCGGCATTGGATTGCTTTACCGGCAGGGCTACTTTTTTCAAACAATTGATAATCATGGGAACCAGCAGGCAATCTATACCGACTCGGATTTCGAAGACCTGCCTATAGCGCCTGTCTTGCATGACGACGGCACTGAAATGCGAATTGAAGTGGCATTACCTAAACGCAATGTCCTTGTAAAAATATGGATGGTAAGAATCGGTCGCGTGAAACTTTATCTGCTGGACACCGATTTGCCGGAAAATTCGCCCGAGGATCGCAATATTACCCATAAACTCTATGGTGGCGACAAAACCATGCGCATTGAGCAGGAAATTATCCTCGGCGTAGGAGGGGTGCGCGCGCTGCACGAGATAGGCATTAAGCCGACGGTATGGCATATTAACGAAGGCCATGCTGCATTCATGATACTGGAACGCGCACGTATGCTGATGCATGAAGACCTGGATTTTTCCAGTGCACTCGAAGCGGTAGCGGCCAATACGGTTTTCACTACCCATACTGCGGTACCCGCCGGACATGATCATTTCAGCGAAGAAATGATGCAGACCTATTTTGAATCTTTTTATCAAGATTTTAATCTCAACCGCGAAGCATTCATGGCGTTGGGCCACACTGCAGAATGTGTGGATTTCAATATGACTGCGCTCGCCATTCGCGGCTCGCGCACGCATAACGGTGTAAGTAAAATACACGGCAATGTGTCGTCCAGTATTTGCCAGGATTTATGGCCACAGATCGAACCGGAAGAAAATCCCATGTCTTATATTACCAATGGTGTCCATGTGCCGACTTTTCTTGCACAGGAATGGACTGCTTTGTTTGACCGCTATCTTGGCTTCGATTGGCGTGACAAAATGTGCGACACCGAATTCTGGCAACGTGTTCACGAAATTCCCGATCACATGTTCTGGAGTATACGACAGTCGTTGAAATCACAAATGCTTTTTGGCATCCGCGATCGCCTTGCAGAACAAAATACCCGCAACCACGGTTCTGATGCTCACCTGGATCGACTGCTTAAATTTACCGATCCGATTAACTCGAATATTCTGACTATCGGTTTTGCACGACGTTTTGCCACATACAAACGCGCCGCGTTGTTATTCGATGATCTTGACTGGCTGCGCAGAATTGTACTCGATGAAGCGCGACCAGTTTTATTTATATTTGCCGGCAAAGCGCATCCGGCCGATGAACCGGGACAGGATCTTATCCGGCGAATCAGCCAGATTGCACATATGCCTGAATTTCAAGGCAGGTTGTTACTCGTAGAAGGTTATGATTTGCGCCTTGCCAGACGATTGGTCGCTGGCGTGGATGTCTGGCTTAACAATCCGATTTTTCCTCTGGAAGCCAGCGGCACATCTGGTATTAAAGCCGGCATTAATGGATCGATTAATCTGAGTATACTCGATGGTTGGTGGGGAGAAGGCTATGATGGTCAGAACGGCTGGGCGATCAAACCGGGACCAAAAAACATGGAAGCAGGATTACGCGACCAGGAAGAGAGTCAAGCACTTTATGAAATTCTGCAGGACCAGGTGATACCTCTTTATTATGATCGCAGCAAACTCGGTTACTCACCCGAATGGGTGAAAATGGCCAAGCATTCTATGGCATCATTGCTGCCCCGCTTTAGCGCCGCACGCATGGTGAGTGAATACCTGAACAATTTCTATCAGCCGGCCAGCAAACAGGGTGAACACTATGCCGCTGATCATTTTGCCGGCGCCAGGAAGATTGCCGATTGGAAAAACCGTATCCGCAGCGCATGGAGCGGCGTTCAAATTCGGCGTATCGATACGCCGCTGAACCGGGCAAACTTTAATGCCATCCTGAATTTCAAAGTGGCTGCCAAACTGAACGGACTAAAACCGGAAGATGTTGTCGTAGAAATGCTGATACGCCGTCAGTTCAAAAAAACCCAGCTGCGAAAATTTAATCATTTCCGCTTTGAATTTACGGGTACGCAAGCGCATGACGAACACATCTTTGAACTCAGGCTGGCGCCGGAACTCTGCGGCAAACAGGAATATTTCATTCGTATTTACCCGTATCATTCATTACTGACACATCCGCTGGAAATGGGTATGATGGTTTGGGTGTAG
- the glk gene encoding glucokinase gives MNKKIIYGDIGGTKTLLQIAEVKNGGILSQETYRYDSGKYNCFSDIFTDFLSKTGVTPSDCVSASACFAVAGPVVSQQAQLTNLPWQMDAAKIAHLFSIPRVKLLNDFEAVATAVEVLSPDDLVTLQEGCALPRAMRVVLGAGTGMGVAWLAWQEEGYKPISTEAGHIDFAPTNNIQIQLLESLQKKFHHVSVERVLSGAGLTHLFNFLQTDTTEFSNLVPIQLAEDDGATITALATEQNHPVAIRTLELFAEIYGAYAGNLALAGLCRNGVYIAGGIAPKILDIIRAGGFIRGFCNKGRFSGLMREIPVRIIINSEAGLLGAKREAWILSHYNDSHNGAMK, from the coding sequence GTGAACAAAAAAATCATTTATGGCGATATCGGCGGAACCAAAACCCTCTTACAGATTGCAGAAGTCAAGAATGGCGGTATTCTCTCACAAGAAACGTATCGCTATGACAGTGGAAAATACAATTGTTTTTCTGACATTTTTACTGATTTTCTGAGCAAAACCGGCGTTACTCCATCGGATTGCGTGTCTGCGTCCGCCTGTTTTGCAGTCGCAGGCCCTGTTGTTAGCCAGCAGGCTCAATTGACCAATTTGCCCTGGCAAATGGATGCTGCAAAAATCGCACATCTGTTTTCGATTCCCCGTGTCAAGCTTCTCAATGATTTTGAAGCGGTCGCGACGGCCGTGGAAGTGCTATCTCCTGATGATCTGGTTACCCTTCAGGAAGGCTGCGCATTGCCCAGAGCGATGCGCGTTGTACTCGGTGCAGGTACCGGCATGGGCGTCGCCTGGCTGGCCTGGCAGGAAGAGGGTTATAAACCCATTTCAACAGAAGCGGGGCATATTGATTTTGCACCCACCAATAACATACAAATTCAATTATTGGAGTCATTGCAAAAAAAATTCCATCATGTTTCTGTTGAGCGCGTATTATCGGGCGCTGGTTTGACGCATTTATTCAATTTCCTGCAAACCGACACAACGGAATTCTCGAATCTTGTTCCCATTCAATTGGCTGAGGACGACGGCGCGACTATAACAGCGCTCGCAACCGAACAAAATCATCCGGTTGCCATCCGCACCCTGGAACTGTTTGCAGAAATCTATGGGGCCTATGCAGGCAATTTGGCGCTTGCTGGGTTATGCCGAAATGGCGTATATATTGCAGGCGGGATTGCGCCCAAGATCCTTGATATTATTCGGGCAGGGGGGTTTATTCGCGGATTTTGCAACAAAGGGCGGTTTTCCGGGCTAATGCGTGAAATTCCGGTACGAATAATCATCAACTCCGAGGCCGGTCTGCTGGGTGCCAAAAGAGAGGCCTGGATATTGTCACACTATAATGACTCGCATAATGGCGCGATGAAGTGA
- a CDS encoding DUF502 domain-containing protein, with protein sequence MLNSIGRTLLTGLITILPIVLTLYLLYWLAISSENVMRSALHLIFPDLAYFPGLGMIVGMVVVFFVGLMMKAFIVRQLFLFSEQILYRLPLIKTIYRAMRDLFDFFTPKENKFGRVVTVNFNGMELIGFVTQEDTTKLPASFKSKEGVLVYIPMSYMIGGFTVLIPRKDIHHCSMSMDEAMQFVLTAGITGKKPNR encoded by the coding sequence ATGTTGAATTCTATTGGTAGAACGTTGCTTACAGGCCTAATTACCATACTACCTATTGTTCTCACACTGTATCTATTGTACTGGTTGGCAATCTCTTCAGAGAATGTCATGCGCAGTGCGTTACACTTGATTTTTCCAGATCTGGCATATTTCCCCGGGCTTGGGATGATCGTGGGAATGGTTGTGGTGTTTTTTGTCGGCTTGATGATGAAAGCCTTTATCGTGCGCCAGTTGTTTTTGTTTAGCGAACAAATACTTTACCGGTTGCCGCTCATAAAAACGATTTATCGGGCCATGCGCGATCTGTTTGACTTTTTTACACCCAAAGAAAACAAGTTTGGCCGGGTGGTTACCGTAAACTTTAATGGTATGGAACTGATCGGTTTCGTGACCCAGGAAGATACGACAAAATTACCGGCATCGTTTAAAAGCAAAGAAGGCGTGCTGGTGTATATTCCGATGAGTTATATGATTGGTGGATTTACTGTGTTGATACCGCGAAAAGATATTCATCACTGTAGCATGAGCATGGACGAAGCCATGCAGTTTGTATTGACTGCCGGGATCACAGGAAAAAAACCGAATAGATAG
- a CDS encoding NAD(P)H-dependent oxidoreductase: MTKRITLIQGHPDAQTRHFCHALANAYQKGAESKGHAVRCIDVAAMDFPILRSKEDFDTGMPSDPIKQAQDAIRWANHLVIIYPLWLGTMPALLKAFFEQAFRPGFAFEFEAPGQMPKKSLTGKSARIIVSMEMPAFVYRWFFFAHGLKMLERNILAFSGIGPIKTSLIGSIENLSEGKRQRWLLTMQKLGESGD; the protein is encoded by the coding sequence ATGACAAAACGAATAACGCTGATTCAGGGACACCCGGACGCGCAAACGCGTCATTTTTGTCATGCGCTGGCCAATGCGTATCAAAAAGGCGCGGAAAGCAAGGGACATGCGGTGCGTTGTATCGATGTAGCGGCGATGGACTTTCCCATTCTACGATCGAAGGAAGATTTTGATACTGGAATGCCTTCTGATCCGATAAAACAAGCCCAGGATGCCATTCGTTGGGCAAATCATCTGGTTATCATCTATCCCTTGTGGCTCGGAACCATGCCGGCACTGCTCAAGGCCTTTTTTGAACAGGCTTTTCGCCCGGGCTTTGCCTTTGAATTCGAGGCCCCTGGACAGATGCCGAAAAAAAGCCTGACGGGCAAGTCGGCGCGCATTATTGTCAGCATGGAAATGCCGGCCTTCGTCTACCGCTGGTTTTTCTTTGCACATGGACTCAAAATGCTCGAACGCAACATTCTTGCATTTTCCGGCATCGGCCCGATCAAAACCAGCCTCATAGGCTCCATTGAAAATCTCAGCGAAGGCAAGCGCCAGAGATGGTTACTCACGATGCAGAAGCTGGGTGAATCCGGCGATTGA
- a CDS encoding cytochrome P460 family protein — protein MTQFRANPKFLIPALALSILLLHIIAPVAADKVSPAEKSYAVFNDKGELQRPTGYREWVFIGSPLTPNDMNDGKAAFPEFHNVYIDPVSWTHWKTAGEFPDETIIVKELVGVGSKKAVSGNGYFQGEFIGLEAMVKNKKYFPDTPGHWGFFRFTIENSLHLHKRANAQAPANCLTCHQSNAATDLVFTQYYPVLRASKAMGEAGTGGM, from the coding sequence ATGACTCAATTTAGAGCCAATCCGAAATTTCTAATTCCAGCACTCGCTTTGTCCATACTACTCCTGCATATCATTGCACCCGTAGCAGCCGATAAGGTTTCTCCAGCAGAGAAAAGTTATGCTGTGTTCAATGATAAGGGTGAGCTGCAAAGACCCACGGGATACCGGGAATGGGTTTTTATCGGCAGTCCCTTGACACCCAACGATATGAACGACGGCAAAGCCGCTTTCCCGGAGTTTCACAATGTTTATATTGATCCGGTCAGCTGGACACATTGGAAAACAGCGGGTGAATTTCCAGACGAAACGATAATCGTCAAGGAACTCGTCGGTGTGGGCAGTAAAAAGGCAGTCAGTGGAAACGGCTACTTCCAGGGAGAATTTATCGGTCTCGAGGCGATGGTTAAAAACAAAAAGTATTTTCCTGACACGCCCGGTCATTGGGGGTTTTTCCGTTTTACAATTGAAAACAGCCTGCATTTGCATAAACGCGCAAACGCACAAGCCCCTGCAAACTGCTTAACCTGTCATCAGAGCAACGCGGCGACGGATCTTGTTTTCACCCAGTATTATCCTGTGCTACGCGCAAGCAAAGCCATGGGAGAAGCAGGAACGGGCGGCATGTAA